The uncultured Carboxylicivirga sp. genomic interval ATGATTAAAAAAGATGGAGAAGTCAAAATGAAGGAGGAGAAAATTCCTTTTGGAGAAATGAAGAAAGAAGTTGAAGTGCAAGAAGATGATTCACCTTATTATTTAATTCTATCTAAAAACAATAAAATCTTCGGACGGAAGATTACTTTATAGGTTTATGGTTTAAGTTTAGAAGAACGTTTGTAAATTCATCATGTAATTTACAAGCGTTTTTTTTATGAGATCAATTTTATTACTAAGCACTGCATTATTGCTACTTGTTTCTTGTAATAGTGCCAAAAAATCAGAGAAGAAATGGAAATTTGAAAATAAATCCATTTCTAATGAGTCCGATATTATGACTCAAACTATTCAATATCCTGTTTTTGCAAATGATTTTGTAAATAGAGAGATTACAAATATCATTACCGAATGGAGTAATGAGTTTAAATCCGAAATTGGAACAGAATCTGTTTCCGAAAATTGGAAAAGCGAACAATCTATTAATGCAGAGGTTTTTACTTCGAATAAAGGAGAGCTTTCTATCCTCTTTTCAAACTATTTATTTACAGGTGGAGCACATGGGAACACATTACTAAAATCGTGTTCGTTTGATTCGGAAGGAAAAGAAGTACTCAATTTGTCCAGCATTATTAAAGGTAAGTACTTTGGTAAACTTCAGGAATTAAGCCGTAAGAAGCTTAAGGAGCAACTCGGATATGAAGGGTTTGTAGATGATGGAACTCAAACCATTGGTGATTTTTCAGTATTTGTACTATCGTCTGATTCAATTAGTTTTTACTTTCCTCAGTACCAGGTTGCATCGTATGCTGATGGTATTCAAAAAGTATCATTCCAATGGTCGACTTTTGCACCTAATAAAGAAGTGAACTAATAATATTTGGATATATTCCATAAAATAAACATTCTTCCAATATGTGGAACTATATAATTAGGATGAAAGTGTTAAGTAGTTTATATAAAGCGTTTAAGGTGTTTTGGCAAGGCAATTGAATTAACCATATCAAACAATTAAGATATGGTTTCAATAACAATAGTCGGAATAGTTTTAAGCATGTTAGTATGCTGGTATTTTGTAGATGAACTAATTATAAGTAAAGATAAATAGATTGCGGTTGACCACGCTCGTGGTCCCTCAATCGGTAGTTTGGGTGTTTTATGAAAAACCTCTTCATCAACGGATGAAAGAGGTTTTTTACTTTTAATACGATAGCTTGTTAGACTAAGAAATATATTACACTGCATTAAAAGAAAAAACAAAAAGACCTGTCAATGTGTACTCACAAAGTGACAGGTCTTCTATACTCTAAGATCTATTGATCTATGTATTTTTATTTCTTAGATTATTGTAATGGCATCTTCTTTTATCCATCCAACATTACCATTACCCATCTCAATTTCTTTCCAAGTTCCTAATGTACTTTTTACTTCAACCTTTGTTCCTTCGTGCAGAATAAATATTTCTGTTCCACTTTCGTCAGGCGAGCTTTTTACAGCAACCGTAGGACTGAAAACAATGGCATGGTCACGATTAATTAATTTGGCTCTTTGCCTATAACTAAACGAAACAGTTACAACAACGTGAAAAAGGAAAATAATACCTAGGTAAAAGCCAATTTTCTTTAGAACTACTGAGCGCGAATAAATGTACAAGGCTGCAGCAATCAATGTTAAAATAAAAAAGCCAATACCTGCATAAGCCCAAAAATCGGATGTTGCTTTGTTACGGAACGAAGCAATCCATTTTATAAAGATAAATTCACCAACATCATCAATTTTATCAGCTGTTTGACTATAAGCTAACTCAAGATTATACTGAATATCTTTATCGTGAGGCTTTAATAGACGGGCACGTTCGTAATTTAAAATGGCATTTGCCAATTCTCCGTTTTTATAATAAGCATTACCTAAGTTATAATACAAATTGCCACTTTCCATTCCGGTTTGCAAAATCTCATTATAGGTTGTTATAGCTTCGTCAAATTCGCCATTGATATAATGATTGTTTGCTTCTTCAAATCTTCCGTCTTGAGCAAATAAAGCAAGCGGAATAAATAACAGTAGGGATATAATATATCGTTTCATTACTTTCTTTTTATTTGATTTTCCAACTTACTTATTGTATCAATAGTTTTTTGGTAGAGTTTGTCCATTTCGCTGGTTCCTGAAGCAGGAGCATATCGGGCAAACTCGCAAGTATCCATGATATCAATTATATCTGTTATTAAGTCGTTTTCTACGTTTGATTTACTTAATTCATCACTGATATTATCTTTGGATAGCTTGGCTAATGGAATGGTTAATTTATCACTCATATAACCCCAAAGAGCTCTAAGTAATTCTTCGTAGAAAGCTTCTTTCGCGCCAGTTTTTAAGAAATGAGCCGATTGTTTCAAACGTTTCTTAGCAACTTTATTAGCTCGTTTCGTCTTTGTTAACTGAATGTTTGCATTCTCTTTAATTCGTTTTTGATAGATGATGAAAAACAAAATAAATAATAGCAATGGAGCCAATAACAGTGAATAAAAACTTAAACTACCGAAAATAAATGTTCCACTAGGTTTTAATTTTAGATTACCGGTTTTGATAAAGCGAATATCTTTTCCAATAAACTTCACATTTTCTTTATTA includes:
- a CDS encoding DUF3298 and DUF4163 domain-containing protein, whose amino-acid sequence is MRSILLLSTALLLLVSCNSAKKSEKKWKFENKSISNESDIMTQTIQYPVFANDFVNREITNIITEWSNEFKSEIGTESVSENWKSEQSINAEVFTSNKGELSILFSNYLFTGGAHGNTLLKSCSFDSEGKEVLNLSSIIKGKYFGKLQELSRKKLKEQLGYEGFVDDGTQTIGDFSVFVLSSDSISFYFPQYQVASYADGIQKVSFQWSTFAPNKEVN
- a CDS encoding tetratricopeptide repeat protein; this translates as MKRYIISLLLFIPLALFAQDGRFEEANNHYINGEFDEAITTYNEILQTGMESGNLYYNLGNAYYKNGELANAILNYERARLLKPHDKDIQYNLELAYSQTADKIDDVGEFIFIKWIASFRNKATSDFWAYAGIGFFILTLIAAALYIYSRSVVLKKIGFYLGIIFLFHVVVTVSFSYRQRAKLINRDHAIVFSPTVAVKSSPDESGTEIFILHEGTKVEVKSTLGTWKEIEMGNGNVGWIKEDAITII